A DNA window from Anastrepha obliqua isolate idAnaObli1 chromosome 5, idAnaObli1_1.0, whole genome shotgun sequence contains the following coding sequences:
- the LOC129247481 gene encoding collagen alpha-1(I) chain-like, with the protein MIFQWNSMLRKHFNGFIKISFCIVIGLAFFDIDLTVAAESKDDSFVDLIREFGLPDLPPGIIGVPGICGNERNPYQVYSTPAFRITKDAILTVQTAQSFPNGFPTDFSIILALRSNQTNPTKAPVFTIYSDESEEVLSLNLGKEISLSYEQTDATFNQRNTINFGIGFSDTNWHRIGVSVKGKAATLVVDCTKQVTRRLERSRGSTIATNGLILTGVQMTNDEGFFTGDVQLMAIVDSPDAGYEVCTRYATPCMQQGSFTMERYVSGVGGDADGGRRTGGSWSWSSSSSSSSTGQGSGGAEGIDLSRSALGIGDGGRSVAGGAASERISGVGSSSQANAPHFQITSSRSYESTPMVNAGGLVGNLQVGEAQNGQELGAYGTGGSAGNGFPLGGNSAESGATGSASAALPFDEQGFEDYAIEGNEGVDFNTYVDLTTPTTLEAPDTIDDTDNKDTRKQVDDDAKERRVNSTDADATDVNRKPDRRKNGSRTNSTDPSYVIGGGNTICYPGPRGYTGTPGPPGEPGYKGEAGRDGLAGTPGIQGPPGHVFVVPHAQGGNEKGPDSQAEALRQMISQHMMALRGPEGPMGLTGLPGPPGVPGQRGDKGEPGDVGEPGLRGLRGPVGSPGRDGRRGRSGRDGERGSVGPQGPKGEIGRMGPIGLPGEKGHRGLPGITGEKGQQGVEGHPGEEGPPGLPGLPGELGPRGFPGPRGFPGPAGNPGLQGAEGPQGAKGSTGLMGPSGPPGQIGANGPPGAPGPQGNLGPPGIAGPPGKPGLPGLPGADGAPGHAGTPGAIGPKGDQGMQGVQGPVGFPGPRGLKGDDGQRGSPGDKGDNGERGLDGEKGDAGLPGERGTPGAPGSPGPEGPEGPKGFEGPRGETGSQGSTGEKGKQGPQGFQGYPGPSGDKGDKGATGTAGPVGIKGERGLQGQSGERGEMGPRGFRGSRGRRGGDGSPGPKGDTGQPGAPGLQGETGPQGTEGPRGFIGLPGSPGADGKNGVMGPPGERGQPGEPGKPGPPGESGVIGPRGAPGELGPIGEPGIPGLPGLPGEAGLPGEAGKEGPPGPIGPIGLPGPQGPTGLPGFPGERGHQGQPGLPGLKGEQGLLGGPGYPGDKGQTGEPGHPGAQGPPGNPGPPGSAGSPGAKGEPGDKGPIGPSGRDGLTGMRGLPGPPGPQGTPGEDGDKGETGPPGEKGLKGNRGEIGPIGSTGAQGPRGESGPPGPPGEKGPPGEAGRRGIKGEDGKPGPPGPLGKPGIQGLPGPAGLKGERGDDGLMGPIGPPGSPGEQGRRGLKGAPGQQGKPGPHGPQGITGADGPQGPPGAVGPTGKPGETGPAGPKGEQGKSGPIGPPGRIGMQGQEGPKGAVGPRGYPGARGEPGLMGPKGDVGAVGEDGKPGEQGPIGDMGPEGRIGEPGPPGRQGPEGPAGLQGSPGPIGDKGDKGDLGSQGPQGILGPQGLPGLQGPPGRRGLPGEVGETGVPGPEGVPGKEGSIGEPGPAGPKGDRGRRGPKGHRGELGMVGLKGDQGEKGDRGFRGPHGPEGRKGEPGLVGPIGPKGNDGPQGPPGTNGPPGPKGTEGPAGNKGDMGPPGPAGPPGAPAEAPLIPPELLFQMQQYSTTKAEIRRRRDVDILDDLKPSAHSDSSGKLVDMYSAIYSMRQEMDRMRKPTGTQDNPVRTCRDLHYAHPQFENGWYWIDPNAGMPDDAIYVYCNMSADGETCIYPDAHTAEAPVVPRRSSGSPDWYSRLSDGAKIAYDGVGTVQLTFLRLLAEEGYQNFTYECRNSVAWYSEADGGYTKALRLLGENEMEIAREGTPIQPEVLRDECQKPNTLGETVLLVRTQRLNYLPLVDFYPQDYARLDQAFGFKVGPACFK; encoded by the exons ATAGCTTTGTGGACTTGATTCGCGAATTCGGCCTACCCGATCTGCCGCCCGGCATCATTGGAGTGCCGGGTATCTGCGGCAACGAACGTAATCCCTATCAGGTGTACAGTACGCCGGCTTTTCGCATCACCAAAGATGCCATACTCACCGTACAAACCGCACAATCCTTCCCTAATGGCTTTCCTACGGACTTTTCAATCATTTTGGCTCTGCGCAGTAATCAAACGAACCCAACAAAAGCGCCCGTTTTCACTATATATTCGGACGAGAGTGAGGAGGTGCTCTCGCTTAATCTGGGCAAAGAGATTAGTCTTAGTTATGAACAAACCGATGCTACATTCAATCAACGTAATACCATTAATTTTGGCATTGGCTTTAGTGACACGAATTGGCATCGCATCGGTGTAAGTGTAAAGGGGAAGGCGGCAACTTTGGTAGTGGATTGTACGAAACAGGTGACGCGACGTTTGGAACGTTCTCGCGGCAGTACTATCGCTACAAATGGGCTAATACTTACCGGCGTACAAATGACAAATGACGAGGGATTTTTTACCGGCGATGTGCAACTGATGGCCATTGTAGATAGTCCAGATGCGGGTTATGAGGTGTGCACGCGGTATGCGACACCGTGTATGCAACAAGGCAGCTTTACGATGGAGCGGTACGTAAGCGGTGTAGGTGGTGATGCAGATGGTGGCAGACGTACAGGTGGCAGTTGGTCGTGGTCATCAtcgagcagcagcagcagtactGGTCAGGGAAGTGGTGGTGCGGAAGGCATTGATTTGAGCAGATCTGCGCTGGGTATTGGTGATGGTGGAAGGAGCGTAGCTGGTGGAGCGGCAAGTGAACGGATTAGTGGTGTAGGCAGCAGCTCGCAAGCGAATGCACCACATTTCCAAATCACCAGTTCCCGAAGCTATGAATCTACCCCAATGGTTAATGCAGGAGGTTTAGTTGGAAACCTTCAAGTAGGCGAGGCTCAAAATGGTCAAGAGTTGGGAGCTTATGGTACTGGCGGCAGTGCGGGTAATGGATTCCCGCTTGGCGGAAATTCTGCTGAATCTGGCGCTACCGGCAGTGCAAGTGCTGCGCTACCATTCGATGAGCAAGGTTTTGAGGATTATGCCATTGAGGGTAATGAAGGTGTAGATTTTAACACATACGTAGATCTTACAACACCCACGACACTTGAAGCTCCTGACACAATTGATGACACCGATAATAAAGATACAAGGAAGCAGGTAGACGATGATGCAAAAGAACGTCGTGTGAACTCCACGGATGCTGACGCAACAGATGTTAATCGTAAGCCAGATAGGCGTAAAAACGGCTCGAGAACGAATTCTACAGATCCAAGTTATGTCATCGGCGGTGGTAATACAATCTGCTACCCCGGTCCGAGGGGCTATACTGGCACTCCAGGACCACCAGGCGAACCGGGCTATAAGGGTGAAGCTGGCCGCGATGGCTTGGCTGGCACTCCAGGTATTCAAGGACCACCAGggcatgtttttgttgttccg CATGCCCAAGGGGGCAATGAGAAGGGTCCAGACTCACAAGCTGAAGCCCTAAGGCAAATGATATCCCAGCACATG ATGGCTTTACGTGGTCCGGAAGGTCCTATGGGTCTTACAGGACTGCCAGGCCCCCCTGGTGTGCCCGGTCAGCGTGGCGATAAGGGTGAACCCGGCGATGTTGGTGAAccg GGCTTACGTGGTTTGCGTGGACCTGTTGGTTCGCCGGGCCGTGATGGACGACGCGGTCGTTCTGGAAGAGATGGTGAACGTGGCTCTGTGGGACCACAGGGACCGAAAGGTGAAATCGGACGAATGGGTCCGATTGGTTTGCCAGGTGAAAAGGGACATCGAGGTTTGCCAGGTATAACTGGTGAAAAGGGTCAACAAGGTGTCGAAGGTCACCCGGGAGAAGAGGGTCCGCCAGGTTTGCCTGGTTTACCAGGTGAATTG GGTCCTCGTGGATTTCCAGGACCGCGCGGTTTCCCAGGTCCTGCTGGTAATCCAGGCTTGCAGGGTGCAGAAGGACCCCAAGGTGCCAAGGGCAGCACTGGTTTAATGGGCCCATCTGGCCCTCCAGGACAAATTGGTGCAAATGGTCCTCCTGGGGCACCTGGTCCGCAAGGCAATCTTGGTCCACCAGGCATAGCTGGACCACCCGGTAAACCTGGCCTTCCTGGTTTGCCTGGAGCTGATGGTGCTCCAGGTCATGCGGGTACACCGGGCGCAATCGGTCCAAAAGGTGACCAAGGCATGCAGGGTGTTCAAGGACCTGTAGGTTTTCCTGGTCCTCGTGGTCTCAAAGGTGATGATGGTCAACgcggttcaccaggtgataaagGTGATAATGGCGAAAGAGGGTTAGATGGTGAAAAAGGTGATGCTGGTTTGCCTGGTGAACGTGGAACTCCTGGTGCACCCGGCAGTCCAGGTCCAGAAGGTCCCGAAGGTCCAAAAGGTTTTGAAGGTCCTCGAGGTGAAACAGGATCACAAGGCTCAACCGGCGAAAAGGGCAAACAGGGGCCACAAGGATTTCAAGGTTACCCTGGTCCGTCTGGTGATAAGGGTGATAAAGGAGCGACTGGTACTGCAGGGCCAGTGGGTATAAAAGGCGAGCGAGGGTTACAAGGGCAATCAGGTGAGCGCGGTGAGATGGGTCCTAGAGGTTTTCGTGGTTCAAGAGGAAGACGAGGTGGTGATGGCAGTCCAGGTCCAAAAGGCGACACAGGCCAACCAGGTGCACCCGGTCTTCAAGGCGAAACTGGACCTCAGGGTACAGAGGGTCCTCGTGGTTTTATTGGTTTGCCGGGTTCACCAGGCGCAGATGGCAAAAATGGTGTCATGGGCCCTCCTGGCGAGCGGGGACAACCT ggaGAACCAGGAAAACCCGGGCCTCCTGGAGAGTCTGGCGTCATAGGTCCACGTGGTGCTCCTGGTGAGCTAGGTCCTATCGGCGAACCCGGTATACCAGGCCTTCCAGGTTTGCCGGGAGAAGCCGGTTTACCGGGCGAGGCTGGCAAAGAAGGCCCCCCCGGCCCAATCGGGCCAATTGGACTACCCGGGCCACAAGGTCCTACCGGACTTCCTGGATTCCCCGGAGAGCGTGGCCATCAAGGGCAACCAGGACTTCCCGGGCTTAAAGGAGAGCAAGGTTTGCTAGGTGGTCCCGGATATCCTGGTGACAAGGGTCAGACGGGCGAACCAGGTCATCCTGGTGCACAAGGTCCACCTGGAAACCCAGGACCACCGGGTAGTGCCGGCTCACCAGGGGCCAAAGGTGAACCCGGAGATAAAGGACCTATCGGACCATCTGGTAGAGACGGTTTAACTGGTATGCGAGGTTTACCAGGACCACCAGGTCCACAAGGCACGCCTGGAGAAGATGGTGATAAAGGAGAGACCGGGCCGCCTGGTGAAAAGGGTTTGAAAggaaatagaggcgaaatt GGTCCAATTGGCTCAACAGGAGCCCAGGGACCGCGCGGAGAGTCTGGACCACCTGGACCACCAGGAGAAAAGGGCCCACCAGGAGAAGCTGGGCGAAGAGGCATAAAAGGAGAAGATGGGAAACCAGGTCCACCAGGACCACTAGGAAAACCAGGCATTCAAGGTTTGCCAGGACCAGCTGGCCTTAAGGGTGAGCGAGGTGATGATGGACTAATGGGCCCAATAGGACCTCCGGGTTCTCCAGGAGAGCAAGGCAGACGAGGATTGAAAG GTGCTCCTGGACAGCAAGGGAAACCGGGACCACATGGCCCACAAGGAATAACCGGAGCAGATGGTCCTCAAGGACCACCAGGAGCAGTAGGTCCTACAGGTAAACCAGGCGAGACAGGGCCAGCAGGACCCAAAGGAGAACAAGGCAAATCTGGACCAATTGGCCCACCTGGCCGTATAGGCATGCAGGGCCAGGAGGGTCCAAAAGGAGCTGTGGGGCCACGCGGCTATCCAGGCGCAAGAGGCGAACCGGGTTTGATGGGTCCAAAAGGCGACGTAGGAGCTGTTGGCGAAGATGGTAAACCTGGCGAGCAAGGCCCAATCGGAGATATGGGTCCGGAAGGTAGGATTGGGGAGCCAGGCCCACCAGGACGGCAAGGGCCAGAAGGACCTGCAGGTTTGCAAGGCAGTCCCGGACCGATTGGCGATAAAGGAGATAAAGGGGATCTGGGATCGCAGGGTCCACAAGGAATTTTAGGTCCGCAGGGTCTACCAGGTTTGCAAGGGCCGCCAGGTAGGAGAGGGCTGCCAGGCGAAGTTGGTGAAACAGGTGTGCCAGGTCCAGAGGGAGTGCCAGGAAAGGAGGGCAGCATTGGTGAACCCGGACCGGCAGGACCCAAAGGTGACCGCGGCAGACGTGGTCCAAAAGGACATCGTGGAGAGTTAGGTATGGTGGGCCTGAAGGGTGATCAAGGCGAGAAAGGTGATCGCGGTTTTCGTGGACCACATGGACCAGAAGGACGCAAAGGCGAACCAGGGTTAGTAGGACCCATTGGACCCAAGGGCAATGATGGCCCACAGGGACCACCTGGAACAAACGGACCGCCCGGACCGAAAGGAACAGAAGGACCAGCTGGCAATAAAGGTGACATGGGACCACCAGGACCAGCTGGACCGCCTGGCGCACCAGCTGAGGCACCACTAATACCACCCGAACTGCTTTTCCAAATGCAACAATACTCCACCACAAAAGCGGAAATACGAAGACGACGCGATGTTGATATACTCGACGATTTA AAACCCAGCGCTCATAGCGATTCGAGTGGCAAATTGGTGGACATGTACAGCGCCATCTACAGCATGCGACAAGAAATGGATCGGATGCGCAAACCAACCGGTACACAAGACAACCCGGTGCGTACGTGCCGTGATCTGCACTATGCACATCCACAATTCGAGAACGGCTGGTACTGGATCGATCCGAATGCAGGCATGCCCGATGATGCCATCTACGTGTACTGCAACATGAGCGCCGACGGTGAGACATGCATTTACCCAGACGCACACACTGCCGAAGCGCCAGTGGTGCCGCGGCGTTCATCTGGCAGCCCAGACTGGTACTCTCGTCTTAGTGATGGCGCGAAAATCGCATATGACGGTGTGGGCACAGTTCAATTGACCTTCTTGCGTTTGCTCGCCGAGGAGGGATATCAGAATTTCACATATGAATGCAGAAATTCAGTGGCTTGGTACAGTGAAGCGGACGGTGGCTATACGAAGGCGCTGCGGCTGTTGGGCGAAAACGAAATGGAAATCGCACGCGAAGGCACGCCTATACAACCCGAAGTGTTGCGGGATGAGTGTCAG AAGCCCAACACGCTAGGCGAGACAGTGTTGCTGGTGCGCACACAACGCCTCAACTATCTGCCATTGGTGGACTTCTACCCGCAGGACTATGCGCGATTGGATCAAGCGTTTGGCTTTAAGGTGGGACCGGCGTGCTTTAAATGA